Proteins from a single region of Streptomyces spinoverrucosus:
- a CDS encoding TIGR03086 family metal-binding protein — MNDPTTFDFGPQTRIVARLAAGVTDEQFADPTPCPGMAVRNLLGHLVGLTVAFRDAGRKALGPTTDTDPNASAPDIGPGWREELPKVLDELADVWRDPAAWTGMTRAGGVDLPGAVAGAVAINELVIHAWDLARATGQPYDPDPAALRASYDFLLAAADEPVRDGTLFGPVVTVPEDAPLLDRAVGLSGRDPHWTPMK; from the coding sequence ATGAACGACCCGACCACCTTCGACTTCGGCCCGCAGACCCGGATCGTCGCGCGCCTCGCCGCCGGGGTGACCGACGAGCAGTTCGCGGACCCGACGCCCTGCCCGGGGATGGCGGTGCGCAACCTGCTGGGGCACCTGGTGGGGCTGACCGTCGCCTTCCGGGACGCCGGCCGCAAGGCCCTCGGCCCGACGACCGACACCGACCCGAACGCGTCCGCGCCGGACATCGGCCCCGGCTGGCGCGAGGAGCTGCCCAAGGTCCTCGACGAACTCGCCGACGTCTGGCGCGACCCGGCCGCCTGGACCGGCATGACCCGGGCGGGCGGCGTGGACCTGCCCGGCGCGGTCGCGGGCGCGGTCGCGATCAACGAGCTGGTGATCCACGCCTGGGACCTCGCCCGCGCCACCGGGCAGCCCTACGACCCCGACCCGGCGGCGCTGCGAGCGTCGTACGACTTCCTCCTCGCGGCCGCCGACGAACCCGTCCGCGACGGCACCCTCTTCGGCCCGGTCGTCACCGTCCCGGAGGACGCGCCACTGCTGGACCGCGCGGTGGGCCTGAGCGGGCGGGACCCGCACTGGACGCCCATGAAGTAG
- a CDS encoding GntR family transcriptional regulator, protein MTSVPTPIPSRTQYVLQEIKRRILTGQLTPGQALVETELAAQFGVSKTPVREALKTLAGTGLVVMNQYKGVTVRMVDADMAREVYDVRLLLEPEALRRSVRRGASLDVARAALTRAAEAADTAERSLANREFHRALYVPCGNPLLGRMLDEVRDQAALVSAVAWAADPSWEREATEHREILRLALEGDADGAARALHAHIASFVERAFPDAGTEAQGEDGQE, encoded by the coding sequence ATGACCTCTGTGCCCACGCCGATCCCCTCCCGCACGCAGTACGTGCTCCAGGAGATCAAACGCCGCATCCTCACCGGGCAGTTGACGCCCGGTCAGGCCCTGGTGGAGACCGAGCTCGCCGCGCAGTTCGGGGTGTCGAAGACCCCGGTGCGGGAGGCGCTCAAGACGCTCGCCGGGACCGGGCTGGTGGTGATGAACCAGTACAAGGGCGTCACCGTGCGCATGGTGGACGCGGACATGGCACGCGAGGTCTACGACGTGCGGCTGCTGCTGGAGCCGGAGGCGCTGCGGCGGTCCGTCCGGCGCGGAGCCTCCCTCGACGTCGCGCGCGCCGCGCTGACCCGGGCCGCCGAGGCCGCCGACACCGCCGAACGGTCGCTGGCCAACCGGGAGTTCCACCGCGCCCTGTACGTGCCCTGCGGCAATCCGCTGCTCGGCCGGATGCTCGACGAGGTCCGCGACCAGGCGGCCCTCGTCTCCGCCGTCGCCTGGGCCGCCGACCCGTCCTGGGAGCGGGAGGCCACCGAGCACCGCGAGATCCTGCGGCTGGCCCTGGAGGGCGACGCCGACGGCGCCGCGCGCGCCCTCCACGCGCACATCGCGTCGTTCGTCGAGCGGGCCTTCCCGGACGCGGGGACCGAGGCCCAGGGAGAGGACGGTCAGGAATGA
- a CDS encoding dihydrodipicolinate synthase family protein, protein MTTTFETQRAALADVVAIPVTPFAEDGSVDPDAHRALLRRLLDGGIRTLTPNGNTGEFYALTPQERQLVTELTVDEAGDRAVILVGVGHDVPTAVASARHAREQGARMVMVHQPVHPYVSQSGWVDYHRAIAEAVPELGVVPYIRNAQLHGVRLAELADACPNVIGVKYAVPDAAKFAAFARDAGLDRFVWVAGLAEPYAPSYFSAGATGFTSGLVNVAPSVSLNMIEALRSGDYPAAMKVWEQIRRFEELRAANGSANNVTVVKEALASLGLCRREVRPPSRPLPESERAEVAAIAAGWSI, encoded by the coding sequence ATGACAACGACGTTCGAGACCCAGCGGGCGGCCCTGGCCGACGTGGTGGCGATCCCGGTGACCCCGTTCGCCGAGGACGGCTCCGTCGACCCGGACGCCCACCGGGCCCTGCTGCGTCGTCTGCTCGACGGTGGGATCCGGACCCTCACCCCCAACGGCAACACCGGCGAGTTCTACGCCCTCACCCCCCAAGAGCGGCAGCTGGTCACCGAGTTGACCGTCGACGAGGCCGGTGACCGCGCGGTGATCCTGGTCGGCGTCGGCCACGACGTGCCCACCGCCGTCGCCTCCGCCCGGCACGCCCGCGAGCAGGGCGCCCGGATGGTGATGGTCCATCAGCCCGTCCACCCGTACGTCTCGCAGAGCGGCTGGGTGGACTACCATCGCGCGATCGCCGAGGCCGTCCCCGAGCTGGGCGTCGTCCCGTACATCCGCAACGCGCAGCTGCACGGCGTCCGTCTCGCCGAACTCGCCGACGCCTGCCCCAACGTCATCGGCGTCAAGTACGCCGTCCCGGACGCGGCGAAGTTCGCCGCCTTCGCCCGGGACGCGGGACTGGACCGGTTCGTGTGGGTGGCCGGCCTCGCCGAGCCGTACGCCCCCTCGTACTTCTCCGCGGGCGCCACCGGCTTCACCTCCGGCCTGGTGAACGTCGCCCCGTCCGTTTCGCTGAACATGATCGAAGCGCTTCGGTCCGGCGACTACCCGGCCGCCATGAAGGTCTGGGAACAGATCCGCCGCTTCGAGGAGCTGCGGGCCGCCAACGGTTCCGCGAACAACGTCACCGTGGTCAAGGAGGCCCTCGCCTCCCTGGGGCTGTGCCGCCGCGAGGTCCGCCCGCCGAGCAGGCCGCTGCCGGAGAGCGAGCGCGCCGAGGTCGCCGCCATCGCCGCCGGGTGGTCGATATGA